The following proteins are co-located in the Seriola aureovittata isolate HTS-2021-v1 ecotype China chromosome 7, ASM2101889v1, whole genome shotgun sequence genome:
- the pnisr gene encoding arginine/serine-rich protein PNISR isoform X1 encodes MWDQGGQPWPQWPLSQQQWMQSFQHQQDPGQVDWAALAQAWIAQKESTGAEQQNIQPNGQDIPGLEPVGQSNHGAFQGEPAFGRMWQPEWGIHGQPPPPPPPDQAWIPPGSGPMDVVNPSEDSNSQDSVEFNSETHHGVYPQNSHGYGAQPDSYAMAPMAMNQFDYQHGAASSFAPTPAGFHSPYWQGPPQNRRDTRPPTFRDRPRSPIQLPVKQEAPAPLDAVKRRTLPAWIREGLEKMDREKQKKLERERMEKERAEMAKDDGKEHDADKEGDGPRMPRKSKFDSDDEGNDDNDDEEKTSIKKEFSGRSPSPPAEDSEPEMTEEEREFQLMIITKTLLTEILLEVTNEEILHVAKETHRKATRAPAKQLAQSSALASLTGLSGLGDYGSDESEDEDDRSVRGSESSDTDEEELRHRIREKQDAFRRKEREMQQLQEKQAQEALLAREEMVKERLIREKGEYDEGQVENPHKQEVKEREAEPLVERRRSRSEKEGSEGKHSGRGKERSGRGGSDSPANGHSSSSLSTSSHSSSRSSSSSSSSASSRSSSRSSSPRRKRRRSRSSSHKARRRSRSHSSHRHRSEKVRDRRRSSAERSGRHKKDRSDSRERRSRRSRSRSRERDRGRARARDSRSRSRDREKEKERDKERKRSRERRDSSHSRSSKHKQKASSKDRERRRDRSRSHEKDKKKKDKDKDRDREKESDKKKEKPKAKEKEKEKEKGSSVVAEENGKSKKRKESDSCTDSQSDKHSRHDSKASKKGSAKASKRHSDSESSRSPTPEVSKEKKSKKSKRSRSRSTEKSHKSGKKASRKHKSKSRSRSASPSRRSRR; translated from the exons ATGTGGGACCAGGGAGGACAGCCCTGGCCGCAGTGGCCTCTGAGCCAGCAGCAGTGGATGCAGTCTTTCCAGCACCAGCAAGATCCAG GTCAAGTGGACTGGGCTGCTCTGGCACAGGCATGGATAGCCCAAAAGGAGTcaacaggagcagagcagcagaacaTTCAGCCCAATGGCCAGGATATCCCAGGCCTTGAACCTGTCGGACAAAGCAACCATGGTGCTTTCCAGGGTGAACCAGCCTTTGGCAGAATGTGGCAGCCAG AATGGGGAATACACGGacagccccctcctcctccaccccctgaCCAGGCCTGGATCCCTCCAGGGTCAGGACCAATGGATGTGGTGAACCCCAGTGAGGACAGCAACAGCCAGGACAGCGTGGAGTTCAACTCTGAGACCCACCACGGGGTTTACCCCCAGAACAGCCATGGGTATGGGGCACAGCCCGACAGCTACGCCATGGCCCCCATGGCCATGAACCAGTTTGATTATCAG CATGGAGCCGCTTCATCCTTTGCCCCCACGCCTGCGGGCTTCCACTCTCCATACTGGCAGGGTCCTCCTCAGAACAGACGAGATACCAGACCACCCACGTTCAGAGACCGGCCCAGATCACCCATCCAGCTCCCTGTCAAACAGGAGGCCCCAGCACCGCTAG ATGCTGTAAAAAGACGAACACTACCTGCTTGGATCCGCGAGGGCCTTGaaaagatggacagagagaagcagaagaagctgGAGCGGGAACGAATGGAGAAGGAGCGTGCAGAAATGGCAAAAGATGATGGCAAAGAGCACGATGCAGACAAGGAGGGTGATGGGCCACGCATGCCCCGCAAGAGCAAATTT GACAGTGACGATGAGGGAAATGATGACAATGACGATGAAGAAAAGACCTCCATAAAAAAGGAGTTTTCTGGCCGGAGCCCTTCGCCTCCAGCAGAGGACAGTGAACCTGAAATGACTGAGGAGGAAAGGGAATTTCAGCTG ATGATCAtcacaaaaacacttctgaCAGAGATCCTTCTTGAGGTCACAAATGAAGAAATCCTGCATGTGGCCAAAGAGACTCACCGGAAAGCCACTCGAG CTCCTGCAAAACAGCTGGCACAGTCAAGTGCACTGGCTTCTCTGACTGGTCTCA GCGGGCTTGGTGACTATGGTTCAGATGagagtgaggatgaggatgatcgCAGCGTGCGAGGGTCCGAATCCTCCGACACAGATGAGGAGGAATTACGCCACCGCATCCGAGAGAAGCAGGATGCCTTCCGCCGCAAAGAACGGGAAATGCAGCAGCTGCAAGAGAAACAGGCGCAAGAGGCTCTGCTCGCCCGTG aagAGATGGTGAAGGAGAGGTTGATCAGAGAAAAGGGGGAATATGATGAGGGCCAGGTAGAGAAtccacacaaacaggaagtaaaagagAGGGAGGCGGAGCCCTTGGTAGAGAGGCGTAGGTCCCGTAGTGAAAAGGAGGGTAGTGAAGGCAAGCACTCTGGCAGAGGGAAGGAGCGATCAGGGCGAGGTGGCAGCGATTCCCCAGCCAatggtcacagcagcagctccctctccacctccagccacagcagcagtcgctcttcatcctcctcttcttcttcagcatcTTCCCGCAGCTCCTCTCGATCATCCTCCCCACGAAGGAAGAGGAGGCGTAGTCGCTCTTCGTCTCACAAGGCTCGCCGGCGCAGCCGCAGCCACAGTTCCCATAGACATCGTAGTGAGAAGGTcagggacaggaggaggagcagtgcTGAAAGATCAGGTCGCCACAAGAAAGACCGCAGTGACTCTAGGGAACGCAGGAGTCGCAGGAGTAGGTCCagatccagagagagagacagaggcagggcCAGGGCCAGAGACAGCCGCAGTCGcagcagagacagggagaaggagaaagaaagggataaggagaggaagaggagccgAGAGCGCAGGGACAGCAGTCATAGTCGTAGcagcaaacacaagcagaaGGCCTccagcaaagacagagagaggaggagagacaggagtcGTAGCCATGagaaagataagaaaaagaaagataaagacaagGATAGGGATCGGGAGAAAGAGTCcgataaaaagaaagaaaaaccaaaagccaaagagaaggaaaaagagaaggaaaaaggaagCTCTGTAGTTGCAGAGGAGAATGGAAAATcgaagaaaaggaaggagagtGACTCATGCACGGACTCTCAGAGTGACAAGCACTCTCGGCACGATAGTAAAGCCAGCAAGAAGGGCTCCGCCAAAGCTAGCAAGAGGCACTCAGACTCCGAATCTAGTAGATCCCCTACCCCTGAAGTTAGCAAGGAAAAGAAATCTAAGAAATCAAAACGTAGTCGCTCAAGGTCGACGGAAAAATCTCACAAGTCTGGTAAGAAGGCAAGCCGCAAACACAAGTCTAAGTCACGATCAAG GTCAGCGTCCCCCTCCCGTCGTAGCAGACGCTGA
- the pnisr gene encoding arginine/serine-rich protein PNISR isoform X2 translates to MWDQGGQPWPQWPLSQQQWMQSFQHQQDPGQVDWAALAQAWIAQKESTGAEQQNIQPNGQDIPGLEPVGQSNHGAFQGEPAFGRMWQPEWGIHGQPPPPPPPDQAWIPPGSGPMDVVNPSEDSNSQDSVEFNSETHHGVYPQNSHGMEPLHPLPPRLRASTLHTGRVLLRTDEIPDHPRSETGPDHPSSSLSNRRPQHR, encoded by the exons ATGTGGGACCAGGGAGGACAGCCCTGGCCGCAGTGGCCTCTGAGCCAGCAGCAGTGGATGCAGTCTTTCCAGCACCAGCAAGATCCAG GTCAAGTGGACTGGGCTGCTCTGGCACAGGCATGGATAGCCCAAAAGGAGTcaacaggagcagagcagcagaacaTTCAGCCCAATGGCCAGGATATCCCAGGCCTTGAACCTGTCGGACAAAGCAACCATGGTGCTTTCCAGGGTGAACCAGCCTTTGGCAGAATGTGGCAGCCAG AATGGGGAATACACGGacagccccctcctcctccaccccctgaCCAGGCCTGGATCCCTCCAGGGTCAGGACCAATGGATGTGGTGAACCCCAGTGAGGACAGCAACAGCCAGGACAGCGTGGAGTTCAACTCTGAGACCCACCACGGGGTTTACCCCCAGAACAGCCATGG CATGGAGCCGCTTCATCCTTTGCCCCCACGCCTGCGGGCTTCCACTCTCCATACTGGCAGGGTCCTCCTCAGAACAGACGAGATACCAGACCACCCACGTTCAGAGACCGGCCCAGATCACCCATCCAGCTCCCTGTCAAACAGGAGGCCCCAGCACCGCTAG